CCGAGCAGCGAGCGCCCCAGCGGCAGGCCGCCGATCACCTCATCGTAGAGGGCGCTGAGCTGCTTCTCGCTACGCACGGCGAGCAGCCGTTGCTGGTAGGTCTTGCCGTTGGCCGAGGGCGTGCTCAGGGCGCCATCGACCAACAGCCGGGGCACATGCAGGCGCGCCGCCCGACGGTCGATCTCCTCGCGGGCGATGCGCCCCAGGTTCGGTACCTGCGGGTCGGCGTTGAAGGTCGACTCCTGCTCGGTCACCGCCAGCACCGCGCACAGGTTGCTCTTGCTCGGGCTGAGGCCCTGGGCCTGGAACGCCACCTGGATATCCTCGGCCCAGCCCTGGCGGTCCTTGACCTGGGCCGGCAGCAGGTGCAGGAGCTGGGCGCGAACCTTGGCCGGGTCGGCCTCGCCGGCCTCCTCACGTCGTCCGGCGCAGCCTTGCAGCAGGCCCAGGGCCAACAGCGCGGTGGTCAGCAGGCAGGCGTTCAGGGCTGTTCACCGACCAGGTAGGTCTTGCTGATCTGGCGGAACAGCGGGTGGCTGGAGCTGCCCAGCAACTCGAACAGCACCATCTCGCGGGTGACCACCTGCGCCCCGGCATCGCGCATGCGCGCCAGGCCCGCTGCCTTGCTGGCCGGGGAACGGCTGTCGCAGGCGTCCTCGACCACGAACACCTGCTTGCCCAGGGCCCGCAGGCCGAGCACGGTCTGCAGCACGCAGACGTGGGTCTCCATGCCGCAGACGATTACCTGTTCGCGGTCGAGCAGGCTGGGGGGCAGGCATTCGGCGGCGACGCAGGAGAAGTGCAGCTTCTCGACGATCTCGGCGGCTGGCGCCGCGGCTTTGAGGGCGGCCAGGGTGTGGCCCAGGCCCTTGGGGTATTGCTCGGAGATCACCGTGGGGAGTTTTAGTTCGGCGGTGGCCGCGAGCAGCCAGCGGGCGCGGGCCGCGGTGCCCTCGGGGTCGCTCATGGCGCCTATCAGTTTTTCCTGGATGTCGATGACCAGCAGCGTGGCCTTGCGGGGATCGATCAGCATTGGCGGACTCATGGCTTGGGAGGAAGGGGTAGCCTTACCCAGGCGGGGAGTGGCGTCAATCAGAGGCTGCTGGTTTTGAAGGCGGAACCAGTAACTGCTGACATCTGAATTTAGTGCGCCTGTAGTTTTAAAGTTTGTTTTTATAGTTGTATACGCATTCATTGGCGATGGTGACGCATCGTCACCTTTTCGCCTTTACGGCGACCTACTTTTGCTCTTTCTTGGGCAAAAGTAGGCAAAAACCGCTGGCTCCATTCATCCGGCCCCTGCGCTTCGCTCCGGGGTTCCCTCGCTCCCACGCTATTCCCGCCCCAAGCTGAATCATCTGCGTGGGAGCGGGCTTGCCCCGCGAAACAATCGAGAGTTTAACTAAAAACCAACTAGCGACAGCTGCGCCAGTTCAGGCGCCGCCCGTAACTTCGCGACTTCAGGAGGCCGAACGCAGGACTTGCGGAGGGAGGTGACGGGCATGGATGCCCGTCAAGCGCTGGGGCCCAGGATGGGCCCTGCAGCGCGGTCCTCCCGGGAGCAAGGCCGGAGTGAGGGAACCCGGAGCGAAGCGGAGGGCCGGATGAATGGAGCGCCACGGCTTTGGTTACTTTGGCCACGACCAATCTATGGTCACCCCATTTTTTGCAATACTGTTCATCAGATGGAATGGATGGCTTGCTTCAATCTATCCGGCGTCTATTGGGCTCGCATCCCGCGCCACGATGAGCATTCGCACCTGGCGATCCTAACAAAGTAGGCGGCTTCCAAGAGCCAATTGGTCGTTCAGGATCATCGCCAGGCCGATCGGCCGTTTATTTCATCTGTTGTTCAGCTATCGCAAAACCTGATGGTGAAACTCGGTGCAGCACAACGGGGTCAGGCGTTTATCGCGTCTGGCTCCGTTTTATATTGCGTGTGCCGAGTGGCAATGGCCCACGCAATGCGTGCCAGTTTGTTGGCCAACGCGCAGGCCACCACATTGGAGTGACGTCGCGCGAGCAATGAACGCACCCAATCGGCCAATGGGCCTTTCTGATACTTCAGGCGAAGCATGTAGACCCGTGCGCACAGCACCAGCAAATGCCGAAGGTTCTTGTCGCCACGCTTGCTGATCCCCAGCAAAGCTGGCCTACCACCAGTGCTGTACTGGCGGGGCACCAGACCTACAGAGGCCGCAAAGTCCCGGCTACTGCCGTACTGCCGAGCATCTCCCATTTCTACAGCCAGCAGGCTGGCGGTGATCGGCCCAACACACGGCATGCTCAGCAAACGACTGCCTAGATCATCGTCAGCCAGTTGGCTCTCCAGCTCTTTGTCCAACACCTTGATCTGCTCGCTCAAGTAGACGAAATGATCATGCAGGCGCTGCAGTAATGCGACGAGCCGTATTGGCAGGTCGTGCTCTTCAAGCACCGAAGCAAGGCGTTTGACCACTGCCAATCCGGTCGGCAGGCTGACACCGAATTCGAGCAGGAACCCATGCATCTGGTTCACCGTCTTGGTTCGGTCGCGGATCAATGATTCACGCATCCGATGAGAAACAGAGAGCGTTTGCTGCTCAGGCGATTTTGGCGTCACAAAGCGCATGGAGGGTCGGGAAGCGGCTTCGCAGATGGCTTGCGCATCGACGAAGTCATTCTTGTTGCTCTTGACGAAAGGTTTAACGAACTGCGGCGAGATCAGCTTGGCCTCATGATCCATCGCTTTGATTTCTCGCGCCAGGCAGTGTGAACCGGCACAGGCCTCCATCACTACCGTGCAAGGGGGATGATTGGCCAGAAACCGCATCATCTGCTGCCTTGAGCACTTCTTGCGCATTACCTCTTTGCCGAACTTGTCCTGGGCGTGCAGGTGGAAGGTATGTTTACCAATGTCGATGCCGATCAGGGTCACGCTGCTCATGATGACGGTCTCCGAAGTAAAAGCACCCTGCGAAAGCGTACGCCTCGCAGGGTGCCGGGTTGACCATCTCATTAAGTAACCCGCCGTAAGGGCGGAAAGGTGAATAAGCGTCGACATCACAAATGAATGCGCATACAACTTCCAAAACCAACAACAACAACAACAACAACAACAACAACAACAACAACAACAACAACAACAACAACAGATCAAATATCAGCTATAGCCAAACACCCCAACCCCACCAATCAAGCACAAAGCCTCAAAGGCTCCAACGTCCGGCAAAGCACATCAAGCACCCGCTCTTCCTGCTCATGAATAAAGAAATGCCCACCCGGAAACTTCGTCAGCGAGTACCCCCCGCCAGTCTCCCGCCCCCAAGCCTGCAACTGTTCATCACTGGCCCGATCCTCTTCACCACCCAGCACATGCAACGGACATTGCAACAACTGACGCGGCTCATACACATACCGCCCACAAAGCAAAAAGTCCGCCTGCACGATCGGCAAGGTCAGGCTCATCAGCTCCTGGTTGGCCAGCACTTCTTCAGGTGTCCCCCCCAGCTTGCGCAGTTCGCCGATCAGTTCGGCCTCCCCCCGAGGCTCGGTCCATTTGCCACCGGCATAGTCCTCCCGCCGGGTCGGCGCCGCCGTCCCACTGGCGAACAACGCCACCGGCGCCGGACAACCCAGCGCCCGCAGCTCGTGGGCCAGCTCGAAGGCGACCAGCGCCCCCAGGCTGTGCCCGAGCAGCGCGTAGGGCGCCTGGGTGGCGCCACGCTGCTCATGGGCCAGCTGCCGGGCCAGCCCCCGCAGGTCGGTGTGCAGCGGATCGCCCATGCGCGCGCCACGCCCGGGCAACTCCACCGGGCGCACCTGCAGCCAGGCCGGCAGCTTGCGCCGCCAGCGGCTGTAGACCATGGCGCTGGCACCGGAGTACGGCAGGCACAGCAGGTTCAAGCTCGACACCGCCTTATTGCGCCGCGGCTTCGGCCATCTTCTGGCGCAGGCTCAGTGGGCGCATGTCGGTCCAGACCTCATCGATGTAGGCCAGGCAGTCCTTCTTCAGGCCGCTCTTGCCCACCGCGCGCCAGCCGTTGGGGATCGCCTTGTAGTCGGGCCAGATGGAATACTGCTCTTCGTGGTTGACCACTACCTGGAACTGGATATCGTCGCGGTCGAAAACGGAAGTCATTGCCTGT
This window of the Pseudomonas mosselii genome carries:
- a CDS encoding MbtH family protein, whose translation is MTSVFDRDDIQFQVVVNHEEQYSIWPDYKAIPNGWRAVGKSGLKKDCLAYIDEVWTDMRPLSLRQKMAEAAAQ
- a CDS encoding thioesterase II family protein → MSSLNLLCLPYSGASAMVYSRWRRKLPAWLQVRPVELPGRGARMGDPLHTDLRGLARQLAHEQRGATQAPYALLGHSLGALVAFELAHELRALGCPAPVALFASGTAAPTRREDYAGGKWTEPRGEAELIGELRKLGGTPEEVLANQELMSLTLPIVQADFLLCGRYVYEPRQLLQCPLHVLGGEEDRASDEQLQAWGRETGGGYSLTKFPGGHFFIHEQEERVLDVLCRTLEPLRLCA
- a CDS encoding isochorismatase family protein, whose amino-acid sequence is MLIDPRKATLLVIDIQEKLIGAMSDPEGTAARARWLLAATAELKLPTVISEQYPKGLGHTLAALKAAAPAAEIVEKLHFSCVAAECLPPSLLDREQVIVCGMETHVCVLQTVLGLRALGKQVFVVEDACDSRSPASKAAGLARMRDAGAQVVTREMVLFELLGSSSHPLFRQISKTYLVGEQP
- a CDS encoding IS110 family RNA-guided transposase — its product is MSSVTLIGIDIGKHTFHLHAQDKFGKEVMRKKCSRQQMMRFLANHPPCTVVMEACAGSHCLAREIKAMDHEAKLISPQFVKPFVKSNKNDFVDAQAICEAASRPSMRFVTPKSPEQQTLSVSHRMRESLIRDRTKTVNQMHGFLLEFGVSLPTGLAVVKRLASVLEEHDLPIRLVALLQRLHDHFVYLSEQIKVLDKELESQLADDDLGSRLLSMPCVGPITASLLAVEMGDARQYGSSRDFAASVGLVPRQYSTGGRPALLGISKRGDKNLRHLLVLCARVYMLRLKYQKGPLADWVRSLLARRHSNVVACALANKLARIAWAIATRHTQYKTEPDAINA